A genomic segment from Luteibacter aegosomatis encodes:
- a CDS encoding ABC transporter ATP-binding protein, which produces MLKMNHLAKVYRTEVVETYALRDFNIDVKEGEFVAVTGPSGSGKTTFLTIAGLLETFTGGEYHLDGVEVSNLNDNARSKIRNEKIGFIFQAFNLIPDLNVFDNCEVPLRYRGMKAAERKQRIMDALERVGLASRAKHYPAELSGGQQQRVAIARALAGSPRLLLADEPTGNLDTQMARGVMELLEEIHREGATIVMVTHDPELATRAQRNVHVIDGQVVDLAEEPRFHAHAHTAQRG; this is translated from the coding sequence ATGCTCAAGATGAACCATCTCGCCAAGGTCTACCGCACGGAAGTGGTCGAGACCTACGCGCTGCGCGACTTCAACATCGACGTGAAGGAAGGCGAGTTCGTCGCCGTCACCGGCCCGTCCGGTTCGGGCAAGACCACCTTCCTCACCATCGCCGGGTTGCTGGAAACCTTCACGGGCGGCGAATACCACCTCGACGGCGTGGAGGTGAGCAACCTCAACGACAACGCGCGCTCGAAGATCCGCAACGAGAAGATCGGCTTCATCTTCCAGGCCTTCAACCTGATTCCCGACCTCAACGTGTTCGACAACTGCGAAGTGCCGCTGCGCTATCGCGGCATGAAGGCGGCCGAGCGCAAGCAGCGCATCATGGACGCGCTCGAGCGCGTGGGGCTGGCCTCGCGCGCCAAGCACTATCCGGCCGAGCTGTCCGGCGGCCAGCAGCAGCGCGTCGCCATCGCCCGCGCCCTGGCCGGCTCGCCGCGCCTGCTGCTCGCCGACGAACCGACCGGCAACCTCGATACGCAGATGGCCCGCGGCGTGATGGAACTGCTCGAAGAGATCCATCGCGAAGGCGCCACCATCGTCATGGTCACCCACGATCCGGAACTGGCCACGCGCGCCCAGCGCAACGTGCACGTGATCGACGGCCAGGTGGTCGACCTCGCCGAAGAACCGCGCTTCCACGCGCACGCCCATACCGCGCAGCGCGGCTGA
- a CDS encoding chemotaxis protein CheB: MADGTTAVALLFDDAGLSAHLREALVAQGARIVYESDLAAFAPAELVGSSADVVVVDLDDPSDADLDRLYDIVEGGSPRLVFNDADASRHLQGWDRARWARHLAAKLVGGDVLDPPRPDDARAIEPRIEAIAGVSAPAEERFVVPLDGELAITGSHGYPLGPLTVSDAPPETVGIVDDVADELVFSAPQPVSDEDGEGADPAELAAELEALLAENDAAPLDAGMLEDVPSHPVELNELASLGLSSFEVVDEAPPAPPVTPELRQFDLSGFSLESLDGAPGVPPEDAPTLQIEGRSTEYVPPPVPEWDLLDHDTVAAEPLAPRAAPSEFGIETLSAAEFLAHDVVDDGTSGIEPGLTLELVSMEEAVAPVVQRKGDYSHEMFLEGSSRAVRRVVALAGARESEPAIAGFLAKVSDSLPAVLLVVAHHDGDSEDFATRLGRGRVARQGEHAGHGDVLVVPHGRRVQIRRDGSVTVRDEDAGGPSIDGVLSTLAGGFGTDALAIVFAGRGNDAVAGSQAVYDAGGRVWVETVPVEQEAGHMVAGVREERVAGYAGDVDALARKLTEEFP; encoded by the coding sequence ATGGCTGACGGCACCACGGCGGTCGCGTTGCTGTTCGACGACGCCGGTCTTTCCGCACACCTGCGCGAAGCGCTCGTCGCGCAGGGGGCGCGCATCGTTTACGAATCGGACCTCGCGGCGTTCGCTCCCGCCGAACTGGTCGGCTCGTCGGCCGACGTGGTGGTGGTCGACCTCGACGATCCCAGCGACGCCGACCTGGACCGCCTCTACGACATCGTCGAAGGTGGTTCGCCGCGCCTGGTGTTCAACGACGCGGACGCGAGCCGCCACCTCCAGGGATGGGACCGTGCTCGCTGGGCTCGCCACCTCGCGGCCAAGCTGGTGGGCGGCGACGTGCTCGATCCACCGCGTCCCGACGATGCACGCGCCATCGAGCCGCGCATCGAGGCCATCGCCGGCGTATCCGCGCCGGCGGAAGAGCGCTTCGTGGTGCCGCTCGACGGCGAGCTCGCCATCACCGGCAGCCATGGTTATCCGTTGGGGCCTCTGACGGTTTCCGACGCCCCTCCCGAGACGGTGGGCATCGTGGACGACGTCGCCGACGAATTGGTGTTCTCGGCGCCGCAGCCCGTGTCCGACGAGGACGGGGAGGGTGCCGATCCGGCCGAACTGGCCGCCGAGCTCGAGGCGCTGCTCGCCGAAAACGACGCCGCCCCGCTCGACGCCGGCATGCTGGAAGACGTGCCTTCGCATCCGGTGGAACTCAACGAACTCGCCTCGCTCGGCCTGTCGTCGTTCGAGGTGGTGGACGAAGCGCCGCCGGCGCCTCCTGTCACGCCCGAACTGCGCCAGTTCGATCTCAGCGGCTTCAGCCTCGAATCGCTCGACGGCGCGCCCGGCGTGCCGCCGGAGGACGCGCCCACCCTGCAGATCGAAGGACGCTCGACGGAATACGTGCCGCCGCCGGTGCCCGAGTGGGACCTGCTCGACCACGACACCGTCGCTGCCGAGCCGCTGGCGCCGCGCGCCGCGCCGTCCGAGTTCGGCATCGAGACGCTAAGCGCCGCCGAATTCCTCGCCCACGACGTGGTGGACGACGGCACCTCGGGCATCGAGCCGGGGCTCACGCTCGAACTGGTGTCGATGGAAGAGGCCGTCGCGCCGGTCGTCCAGCGCAAGGGCGACTATTCCCACGAGATGTTCCTCGAGGGCAGCTCGCGCGCGGTACGCCGCGTGGTGGCCCTGGCCGGCGCGCGCGAAAGCGAACCGGCCATCGCCGGCTTCCTCGCGAAGGTGTCCGACAGCCTGCCCGCGGTGCTGCTCGTCGTGGCCCATCATGATGGCGACAGCGAGGACTTCGCCACGCGCCTGGGCCGTGGTCGCGTGGCGCGCCAGGGTGAGCATGCGGGACATGGCGACGTGCTGGTGGTGCCGCATGGCAGGCGCGTCCAGATTCGCCGCGACGGCAGCGTCACGGTGCGTGACGAGGACGCCGGCGGCCCCTCCATCGACGGCGTGCTCAGCACGCTGGCGGGTGGCTTCGGCACCGACGCGCTGGCCATCGTCTTCGCCGGCCGGGGCAACGATGCCGTGGCCGGTTCGCAGGCCGTGTACGACGCCGGCGGCCGCGTATGGGTGGAGACCGTTCCGGTCGAACAGGAAGCCGGCCACATGGTGGCCGGCGTGCGCGAGGAGCGCGTGGCCGGTTACGCGGGCGACGTGGACGCTCTGGCGCGCAAACTCACCGAGGAATTCCCATGA
- a CDS encoding efflux RND transporter periplasmic adaptor subunit, which produces MIRDTSAQDRIVEVKAGRHRKLMLIGGAVAAVAVLAFVAPKVSTMFSADSSVSASRLSFGTVTRGTFVRDIAAEGKVVAAVSPTLYAPYGGAVVLQVHAGDVVKKGQVLAVVSSPELTNKLAQEKSNADAMQVEYLRAQVDATKKRNELQKNFDNSVIDQTAAERDLKRYQTAFDKGAVPVADVDKAKSALDKAAITQKHAKSDLAMDNDSLTFDVKAKKLAHDRQVLMVQDLERQVDDLNVKSPVDGQVGQLFIAERATVAKDAQLLSVIDLSALEVEMKVPESFARDLAIGMPGEISGNGKQWKGKVSAVSPEVVNGEVAARLRFDGTTPQQLRQSQRLSVRVLLDSRDNVLTVQRGSFVDESAGRYAYVVNDGMADRRDIRVGASSIDKVEILDGLKEGDKIVISGADSFGDAKHVAISR; this is translated from the coding sequence ATGATCCGCGACACCTCCGCCCAGGACCGCATCGTCGAAGTCAAAGCCGGCCGTCACCGCAAGCTGATGCTTATCGGCGGCGCGGTGGCGGCGGTGGCCGTTCTCGCTTTCGTGGCGCCGAAGGTATCGACGATGTTCTCGGCCGATTCCTCGGTCAGCGCCTCTCGGCTGTCGTTCGGCACCGTGACCCGCGGCACCTTCGTGCGCGACATCGCCGCCGAGGGCAAGGTGGTCGCCGCCGTCAGTCCCACGCTGTACGCGCCCTACGGCGGCGCGGTGGTGCTGCAGGTGCATGCCGGCGACGTGGTGAAGAAGGGCCAGGTGCTCGCCGTGGTGTCCAGTCCGGAGCTGACCAACAAGCTGGCGCAGGAGAAATCCAACGCCGATGCGATGCAGGTGGAATACCTGCGCGCGCAGGTCGATGCGACGAAGAAGCGCAACGAACTGCAGAAGAATTTCGATAACTCGGTGATCGACCAGACCGCCGCCGAGCGTGACCTGAAGCGCTACCAGACCGCCTTCGACAAGGGCGCCGTGCCGGTGGCCGACGTGGACAAGGCCAAGTCGGCGCTGGACAAGGCGGCGATCACCCAGAAGCATGCCAAGTCCGACCTGGCGATGGACAACGACAGCCTTACCTTCGACGTGAAGGCGAAGAAGCTGGCCCACGATCGCCAGGTGCTGATGGTGCAGGACCTCGAGCGCCAGGTGGACGACCTCAACGTGAAGTCGCCGGTGGACGGCCAGGTCGGTCAGCTCTTCATCGCCGAACGCGCCACCGTGGCGAAAGACGCGCAGCTGCTCAGCGTCATCGACCTCTCGGCGCTGGAAGTGGAGATGAAGGTGCCCGAAAGCTTCGCTCGCGACCTCGCCATCGGCATGCCGGGCGAGATCAGCGGCAACGGCAAGCAGTGGAAGGGCAAGGTGAGCGCGGTGTCGCCGGAAGTGGTCAACGGCGAAGTCGCCGCGCGCCTGCGCTTCGACGGCACCACGCCGCAGCAACTGCGCCAGAGCCAGCGCCTGTCGGTGCGCGTGCTGCTCGATAGCCGCGACAACGTGCTCACGGTGCAGCGAGGCTCCTTCGTCGACGAGAGCGCGGGCCGCTATGCCTACGTCGTCAACGACGGCATGGCCGATCGCCGCGACATCCGCGTCGGTGCCAGCAGCATCGACAAGGTCGAAATCCTCGACGGCCTGAAGGAGGGCGACAAGATCGTCATCTCCGGTGCCGACTCCTTCGGCGACGCCAAGCACGTCGCCATCAGCCGCTGA
- the hemP gene encoding hemin uptake protein HemP: MLVTTPARSEAHGRDKVVPLRPAPVAARRIESQRLLDGSRELVIEHQGAEYHLRLTRNDKLILTK; encoded by the coding sequence ATGCTCGTCACCACGCCTGCCCGTTCCGAAGCCCACGGCCGCGACAAGGTCGTGCCGTTGCGTCCCGCGCCCGTCGCCGCCCGCCGCATCGAGAGCCAGCGCCTCCTCGACGGTTCGCGCGAACTGGTCATCGAGCACCAGGGCGCCGAATACCACCTGCGCCTCACCCGCAACGACAAGCTGATCCTCACCAAGTAA
- a CDS encoding Hpt domain-containing protein, with the protein MRLNDHTDFTTLHWVKAELDDALAKARQALESYVEDPRDAYVMHTCAADLHQVHGTLRMVELYGAAMVVGEMEALVAALIDGDVAQRDDAYAALMRGMMQMPDYLERLQSGHRDVPIVLLPLLNDLRASRGEQSLHESALFTPNLDAPLPLGAPGADDPAAAEAAQGEIAELRLRFQQQLLAWFRGQGGERQLLGMRATLDGIAARCYSIAGRRLWWIAAGVLEGLERGVLRGHEKDVRQLIGRVDRSIRELLDRGEDALLGGDAEDLARKLLYYVAQARPGSERIDELRNTYRLEGLLPRESELEHARGSMSGHNRALLDTVSAAIKEDLLRVKESLDLFLRRHDGDPAQLGPQADILERVGDTLGMLALGVPRRVVGEQRLILGEIAAGTRSPDEESLLDVAGALLYVEASLDDHIDRLGAEGETLAADGGPSPLPRSEARQILSTLMREATANTSKVKDAIVAFVESSWNHAQLDGTPELMGEIGGAMRMLGANRPAELADGVGLFIHRELLGDRRVPNGTQMDRLADALAALEYYLEAAREHRGGLEHILDVTQQSLAELGYWPLPSTQEPEASEPAHEALGAEALEDIETAAIEHIAVPSTSEDDGETVSSFADSFDLIDEPPTDAEVEAEAAAAPEPEPEAESGPAVEEDWVEIEEEIEQEVGGHGMAEFAGFQITVDGIDDEIREIFLEETQEEIDNLTAALAPWFADPEKAEAMVPIRRSFHTLKGSGRLVGARLLGEFSWKVENMLNRVLDGTIGPHEGVQALVRHAVAALPELKAALEGAGAPSAPIAAIMETADRVAMGDNAFVEDVAKHSVHTVRTRVKRRVPRDTIAAVPTAAFASYGQAPASVPEPAVETPYAAPALPPVDAVLLDILRTEVGQYLTVIRANLARAGEGELPVDDGLLRAVHTLHGAIGMVDIPMLIQVLAPLEGLIKRVRASGEPLRRDGVRALRDAADLVDHVMGLFDVPEPTVPDVSALAAHIAALRDEQPEATVAHILYEPDPLPLDGEDRAFVGADAVDDDAAVPFEQAAEEIEPFEDASTDIPLDPAFEAMLADELAAHDAQPPVDDDLPPVDLPTLESLLAEGDLTADFLAAYDDAPAAPAEGEVKPILEFDAAEEAKWRLLVDAEPLPQPMSHDGEVLHVDDGLVEPSEPRLETSGDAESPVEADPVGDGDAVSSEAAEVVFEHPAGFDSIDDEASETPESPTGEAPTDSVSASSVAEPHIEHETALIPELSPYADIDPDLLEVFVEEGREILDHADGALAAWRAEPQQAEHVAALQRDLHTLKGSARMAGMAPVGDLAHAMETLLDAVAGGQRSSDRAGIEAMETGFDRLHGMVQSIAQGQPIALTDADIEPFARLAGAPIAPDTLTAESYREEREPVLPVRELPELLPEFEEEDLQRGTQEQIRVRADMLDTLVNHAGEVSIYRSRLEQQTASFRAALTEHEQTVDRLRSQLRMLEIETETQIIARYHQEHRDNASTFDPLELDRFSQLQQYSRALAESVSDLVSLQTILDDLTRQSENLLLQQQRVNAELQEGLMQTRMLPFDAMVPNLRRTLRQAASDVGKRAQLVVEGANGEMDRNMLERIKAPFEHMLRNAVAHGIESPEAREAAGKNPEGTVRIRVAREATEIVVRLSDDGAGMDRDAIRAKAIDRGLLRADARVSDEQIYQLTQVPGFSTAEKVTQVAGRGVGMDVVANEIKQLGGTLAIESRQGEGTTFVMRLPFTLAVTQALIVRIGETSFAIPMTSVHGVAHVEPNELAHRMADEHPSIEYSGEDYVIHDLPRLLGVHALSSMEEGDVPLLIVRAGDLRAAIRVDAVLGSREIVVKPVGPQVSSVPGVLGATIMGDGSVLVILDLAPLVRHGVARQAFEAEAARPQAPRAQDEVRVKPLVMVVDDSITMRKVTGRVLERHGFEVMTAKDGVDALEKLNERVPDLMLLDIEMPRMDGYELATAMKAEDRLAEVPVIMITSRTGDKHRQRAFDIGVKRYIGKPYQENDLIVQINDLLGAHHG; encoded by the coding sequence GTGAGACTCAACGACCACACCGATTTCACCACGCTGCACTGGGTCAAGGCCGAGCTCGACGACGCCCTGGCCAAGGCGCGGCAAGCGCTCGAGTCCTACGTCGAGGACCCCCGCGACGCCTACGTCATGCACACCTGCGCCGCCGACCTGCACCAGGTGCACGGCACGCTGCGCATGGTGGAGCTCTACGGCGCCGCGATGGTGGTGGGCGAAATGGAAGCCCTGGTCGCCGCGTTGATCGACGGCGACGTGGCCCAGCGCGACGACGCCTATGCCGCGCTCATGCGCGGCATGATGCAGATGCCCGACTACCTCGAGCGCCTGCAGAGCGGCCACCGCGACGTGCCCATCGTGCTGTTGCCCCTGCTCAACGACCTGCGCGCCAGCCGTGGCGAGCAGTCGTTGCACGAGTCTGCCCTGTTCACGCCCAACCTCGACGCTCCCCTGCCTCTGGGCGCGCCCGGTGCCGACGACCCGGCCGCCGCCGAAGCCGCGCAGGGCGAGATCGCCGAACTGCGCCTGCGCTTCCAGCAGCAGCTGCTGGCCTGGTTCCGCGGGCAGGGCGGCGAACGCCAGTTGCTCGGCATGCGCGCCACGCTCGATGGCATCGCCGCGCGCTGCTACAGCATCGCCGGCCGCCGCTTGTGGTGGATCGCCGCCGGCGTGCTCGAAGGCCTGGAGCGCGGCGTGCTTCGCGGCCACGAGAAAGACGTGCGCCAGCTCATCGGGCGCGTCGACCGTTCCATCCGCGAACTGCTCGACCGCGGCGAGGATGCGTTGCTGGGCGGTGACGCCGAGGACCTCGCCCGCAAGCTGCTCTATTACGTCGCCCAGGCCCGCCCGGGCAGCGAGCGCATCGACGAACTGCGCAACACCTACCGCCTCGAAGGGCTGTTGCCCCGCGAATCCGAACTGGAACACGCACGCGGGTCGATGTCCGGCCACAACCGTGCGCTGCTCGACACCGTGTCGGCGGCGATCAAGGAAGACCTGCTGCGCGTGAAGGAGTCGCTCGACCTGTTCCTGCGCCGCCATGACGGCGATCCGGCGCAGCTCGGACCGCAGGCCGACATCCTCGAACGGGTGGGCGACACGCTCGGCATGCTGGCGCTCGGCGTGCCTCGCCGCGTGGTGGGCGAACAGCGCCTCATCCTCGGCGAGATCGCCGCGGGCACCCGCTCGCCCGACGAGGAATCGTTGCTCGACGTGGCCGGCGCGCTGCTTTACGTCGAAGCCTCGCTCGACGACCACATCGACCGTCTCGGCGCCGAAGGGGAAACCCTGGCCGCCGACGGCGGACCGTCGCCGTTGCCGCGCAGCGAGGCGCGCCAGATCCTGTCCACCCTGATGCGCGAGGCCACGGCGAACACCTCGAAGGTGAAGGACGCCATCGTCGCCTTCGTCGAATCGTCGTGGAACCATGCCCAGCTCGACGGCACGCCCGAACTCATGGGCGAGATCGGCGGCGCCATGCGCATGCTCGGCGCCAACCGTCCCGCCGAACTGGCCGACGGCGTCGGCCTGTTCATCCATCGCGAGTTGCTGGGCGACCGCCGCGTGCCCAACGGCACGCAGATGGACCGCCTCGCCGACGCCCTGGCGGCGCTGGAGTATTACCTCGAGGCCGCGCGCGAGCATCGCGGTGGCCTGGAGCACATCCTCGACGTCACCCAGCAGAGCCTCGCCGAACTCGGCTACTGGCCGCTGCCCTCGACGCAGGAACCGGAAGCGTCGGAGCCCGCGCACGAAGCGCTCGGCGCCGAGGCCCTCGAAGACATCGAGACGGCGGCGATCGAACACATCGCCGTCCCGTCCACGAGCGAAGACGACGGCGAAACCGTTTCCAGCTTCGCCGACAGCTTCGACCTGATCGACGAGCCGCCCACCGACGCGGAAGTGGAAGCCGAAGCGGCCGCCGCGCCCGAGCCCGAGCCCGAGGCGGAGTCCGGACCCGCCGTCGAGGAAGACTGGGTCGAGATCGAGGAAGAGATCGAGCAGGAAGTCGGCGGCCACGGCATGGCCGAGTTCGCCGGGTTCCAGATCACCGTCGACGGCATCGACGACGAGATCCGCGAGATCTTCCTGGAAGAAACCCAGGAAGAGATCGACAACCTCACCGCCGCGCTGGCCCCTTGGTTCGCCGACCCGGAAAAGGCCGAGGCGATGGTGCCGATCCGCCGGTCGTTCCACACGCTGAAGGGCTCCGGCCGTCTCGTCGGCGCACGCCTCCTGGGCGAGTTCTCCTGGAAAGTGGAGAACATGCTCAACCGTGTGCTCGACGGCACCATCGGGCCGCACGAAGGCGTGCAGGCGCTGGTCCGCCATGCGGTGGCCGCGCTGCCCGAACTGAAGGCCGCGCTCGAAGGCGCCGGCGCACCGTCCGCGCCGATCGCCGCGATCATGGAAACCGCCGATCGCGTCGCGATGGGCGATAACGCCTTCGTCGAAGACGTGGCGAAACATTCGGTGCATACGGTGCGCACGCGCGTGAAACGCCGCGTGCCGCGCGACACCATCGCCGCCGTGCCGACCGCCGCGTTCGCTTCCTACGGCCAGGCCCCCGCGTCCGTGCCGGAACCGGCGGTCGAGACGCCGTACGCCGCACCGGCGTTGCCGCCGGTGGATGCGGTGCTGCTGGACATCCTGCGCACCGAGGTCGGCCAATACCTCACCGTGATCCGCGCCAACCTCGCCCGGGCGGGCGAGGGCGAACTGCCGGTGGACGACGGCCTGCTGCGCGCGGTGCATACCTTGCACGGCGCCATCGGCATGGTGGACATCCCCATGCTCATCCAGGTGCTGGCACCGTTGGAAGGCCTCATCAAACGCGTTCGCGCGTCGGGCGAGCCGCTGCGTCGCGACGGCGTGCGGGCCCTGCGCGACGCGGCCGACCTGGTCGACCACGTGATGGGCCTGTTCGACGTGCCCGAACCGACCGTACCCGACGTGTCGGCCCTGGCCGCGCACATCGCCGCCCTCCGCGACGAGCAGCCCGAAGCCACGGTCGCGCACATCCTCTACGAACCCGATCCGCTGCCGCTGGACGGCGAGGACCGCGCTTTCGTGGGAGCCGACGCCGTCGATGACGATGCCGCCGTTCCGTTCGAACAGGCGGCGGAGGAGATCGAACCTTTCGAGGACGCTTCGACAGACATTCCCCTCGATCCCGCCTTCGAAGCCATGCTGGCCGACGAGCTGGCTGCCCACGACGCGCAACCGCCGGTGGACGACGACCTCCCGCCGGTCGACCTGCCGACGCTGGAAAGCCTGCTCGCCGAGGGCGACCTCACGGCCGATTTCCTCGCTGCGTACGATGACGCCCCGGCAGCGCCCGCCGAGGGCGAGGTCAAGCCGATCCTCGAATTCGACGCCGCCGAGGAAGCGAAGTGGCGCCTGCTCGTCGATGCCGAGCCGCTGCCGCAGCCGATGTCGCACGACGGCGAGGTGTTGCACGTCGACGACGGCCTGGTCGAGCCGTCGGAACCCCGTCTCGAGACGTCCGGCGATGCGGAATCCCCCGTGGAAGCCGACCCTGTCGGCGACGGTGACGCGGTGTCGTCCGAGGCCGCGGAGGTCGTGTTCGAGCATCCGGCGGGCTTCGATTCCATCGACGACGAGGCGTCCGAAACGCCCGAATCGCCGACAGGGGAGGCTCCCACGGATTCGGTCTCGGCAAGTTCGGTGGCGGAGCCGCACATCGAACACGAAACCGCCCTGATCCCCGAACTCTCGCCCTACGCCGACATCGATCCCGACCTGCTCGAGGTCTTCGTCGAGGAAGGACGCGAGATCCTCGACCATGCCGACGGCGCGCTTGCCGCCTGGCGTGCCGAACCGCAGCAGGCCGAGCACGTGGCCGCGTTGCAGCGCGACCTGCACACGCTCAAGGGCAGCGCGCGCATGGCCGGCATGGCGCCGGTGGGCGACCTCGCGCATGCGATGGAAACCCTGCTCGATGCCGTGGCCGGTGGCCAGCGTTCGAGCGACCGGGCCGGCATCGAGGCGATGGAAACGGGCTTCGATCGCCTGCACGGGATGGTGCAGTCCATCGCCCAGGGCCAACCGATCGCGCTGACCGACGCCGACATCGAACCGTTCGCACGCCTCGCGGGCGCCCCCATCGCCCCGGACACGCTCACCGCCGAGAGCTATCGCGAAGAACGCGAGCCGGTCCTCCCGGTCCGCGAACTCCCCGAACTGCTGCCCGAGTTCGAGGAAGAAGACCTCCAGCGCGGCACGCAGGAACAGATCCGCGTGCGCGCGGACATGCTCGACACGCTGGTGAACCACGCCGGCGAGGTGTCCATCTACCGTTCGCGCCTGGAACAGCAGACCGCGAGCTTCCGTGCCGCGCTGACCGAGCACGAGCAGACGGTGGACCGCCTGCGCAGCCAGCTGCGCATGCTGGAAATCGAAACCGAGACGCAGATCATCGCGCGTTACCACCAGGAACATCGCGACAACGCGTCGACCTTCGACCCGCTCGAGCTCGACCGTTTTTCGCAGTTGCAGCAGTACTCCCGCGCGCTGGCCGAGTCGGTCTCCGACCTGGTGTCGCTGCAGACCATCCTCGACGACCTCACCCGCCAGTCGGAAAACCTCCTGCTCCAGCAGCAGCGGGTCAATGCCGAGCTGCAGGAAGGCCTCATGCAGACGCGCATGCTGCCGTTCGACGCCATGGTGCCGAACCTGCGCCGCACGCTGCGCCAGGCGGCTTCGGACGTGGGCAAGCGCGCGCAGCTGGTGGTGGAGGGCGCCAACGGCGAAATGGACCGCAACATGCTCGAGCGCATCAAGGCGCCCTTCGAGCACATGCTGCGCAACGCGGTGGCCCACGGCATCGAATCGCCCGAGGCGCGCGAAGCCGCCGGCAAGAACCCCGAAGGCACCGTACGCATCCGCGTGGCCCGCGAGGCCACGGAAATCGTGGTGCGGCTGTCCGACGACGGCGCCGGCATGGATCGCGACGCGATCCGCGCCAAGGCGATCGACCGCGGCCTGCTGCGCGCGGACGCGCGCGTGTCCGACGAGCAGATCTACCAGCTCACCCAGGTGCCCGGCTTCTCCACGGCGGAAAAGGTCACCCAGGTGGCCGGCCGCGGCGTCGGCATGGACGTGGTCGCCAACGAGATCAAGCAGCTCGGCGGCACGCTCGCCATCGAGTCGAGGCAGGGCGAAGGCACCACCTTCGTGATGCGCCTGCCGTTCACCCTCGCGGTGACCCAGGCCCTGATCGTGCGCATCGGCGAAACCAGTTTCGCCATCCCGATGACCTCGGTGCATGGCGTGGCGCACGTCGAGCCGAACGAGCTGGCGCATCGCATGGCCGACGAGCATCCCTCGATCGAATATTCCGGCGAGGATTACGTCATCCACGACCTGCCGCGCCTGCTCGGCGTGCACGCGCTTTCGTCGATGGAAGAAGGCGACGTTCCGCTGCTGATCGTCCGCGCCGGCGACCTCCGCGCCGCGATCCGCGTCGATGCCGTGCTCGGTTCGCGCGAAATCGTCGTCAAGCCGGTGGGCCCGCAGGTGAGTTCGGTGCCCGGCGTGCTGGGTGCCACGATCATGGGCGACGGCTCCGTGCTGGTCATCCTCGATCTCGCACCTCTGGTTCGCCACGGCGTGGCCCGCCAGGCCTTCGAGGCCGAAGCCGCGCGCCCGCAAGCGCCGCGCGCGCAGGACGAAGTGCGCGTGAAACCGCTGGTGATGGTGGTGGACGACTCGATCACCATGCGCAAGGTCACCGGCCGCGTGCTCGAACGCCACGGCTTCGAGGTGATGACGGCGAAGGACGGCGTGGACGCGCTGGAAAAACTCAACGAGCGCGTGCCCGATCTCATGCTGCTCGACATCGAGATGCCCCGCATGGACGGCTATGAGCTCGCCACCGCGATGAAGGCGGAAGATCGCCTCGCCGAGGTACCGGTCATCATGATCACGTCGCGCACCGGCGACAAACATCGCCAGCGCGCCTTCGACATCGGCGTGAAGCGCTACATCGGCAAGCCGTACCAGGAGAACGACCTCATCGTGCAGATCAACGACCTGCTCGGAGCGCACCATGGCTGA
- a CDS encoding chemotaxis protein CheW: MSIGEPLPREIRCVLIPSAGVRLLLPNAAVAEVITLAGVVPVDDAPVWLRGRIEWRGWHIPLIGFDHVAPLPADAPAQAARVAVLKAIGNRPDMPYLAVLTHGFPRLTTLNAELLLPTHDGSDLPFGVKAQVLVRDDMAVIPDLEGIEAELVGMQAVEELTASAPVG; the protein is encoded by the coding sequence ATGAGCATAGGCGAGCCGCTACCTCGCGAAATCCGCTGCGTGCTGATTCCCAGCGCGGGCGTGCGATTGCTGTTGCCGAACGCGGCGGTGGCCGAAGTGATCACCCTGGCCGGCGTCGTGCCCGTGGACGACGCGCCGGTCTGGCTGCGCGGCCGCATCGAATGGCGCGGCTGGCACATCCCGCTGATCGGTTTCGACCACGTGGCGCCGCTGCCGGCCGACGCGCCGGCACAGGCCGCCCGCGTCGCGGTGCTCAAGGCCATCGGCAACCGGCCGGACATGCCGTACCTGGCCGTGCTCACCCATGGCTTCCCGCGCCTGACCACGCTCAACGCCGAGCTGCTCCTGCCCACGCACGACGGCAGCGACCTGCCGTTCGGGGTAAAGGCACAGGTGCTGGTGAGGGACGACATGGCGGTGATTCCGGACCTGGAAGGCATCGAGGCCGAGTTGGTGGGGATGCAGGCGGTCGAGGAACTGACGGCGTCGGCTCCCGTCGGGTAG